A part of Aspergillus flavus chromosome 1, complete sequence genomic DNA contains:
- a CDS encoding putative origin recognition complex subunit Orc5 (unnamed protein product) has translation MLPIEIPRALSQNWPCRELQTRQLASLLGPLGPSPATLVVHGISATCKSTIVRAVLSALEVPHAIVRSTECITGRHLLTKILWATLEALGKRDEWENYGKGRCEHVSTLAVLLSECLASRSGKAIEKFVLVLDGIDKQREAPQTLLSALARLGEIIPSLSIVLILSATPRPLFLQAAGVPHISFPPYTRNEAISIILNSRPPTVTGLSAEVPPKIYPHFVSAIYDSLVGPTASSIPTFRSICEKLWPQFVSPITNGETPPGGSEEWDFSRLLLKNRGLFRHHGEAALVHHIVTEEPTSFTNGSMSKSMLPAVSTPSPLPSLPYFPTLILTSAYLASHIPQRLDTIFFSKFSSSSLSARNKRAHHRRRLKLLSKAQAEDARTASNDPSTPSKKGKRQKTRITKSTLESAFATSSATTSAAGATGITGPSTILTARPFPLERLIAIYHAIDPNPPANPILQAAVSDAIYAELATLRRLRLVVPAAGRESGGRMGLGSGGLNSGNTTSDAGEKWCVNVSGDWIGEMAKGIGVEVGEWLAGGLD, from the exons ATGCTTCCCATAGAGATTCCTCGAGCACTGAGCCAAAATTGGCCATGTCGAGAGCTTCAAACCAGACAACTTGCCAGCCTTCTTGGG CCTCTCGGTCCTAGTCCTGCGACATTAGTTGTGCATGGTATATCTGCCACGTGCAAGTCGACCATCGTTCGCGCCGTCCTCTCCGCCCTCGAAGTTCCACACGCCATTGTCCGAAGCACGGAATGCATAACAGGCCGCCATCTGTTGACAAAGATACTGTGGGCAACATTAGAAGCATTGGGGAAACGGGATGAGTGGGAAAATTATGGCAAAGGAAGGTGTGAGCATGTCAGCACGCTCGCTGTCCTTCTAAGTGAATGTTTGGCGTCAAGGTCTGGCAAGGCAATTGAAAAGTTCGTGCTTGTTTTGGATGGTATCGATAAACAGCGAGAGGCACCACAGACCCTGTTGTCTGCACTGGCGAGGCTGGGAGAAATA ATCCCCAGTCTCTCGATTGTTTTGATTCTCAGCGCTACTCCACGACCACTCTTCTTGCAGGCTGCAGGTGTCCCGCACATCAGTTTCCCTCCATACACGCGCAATGAAGCCATTTCCATTATCTTGAACTCACGACCACCTACAGTAACCGGCCTCTCCGCTGAGGTACCACCTAAAATATACCCCCATTTCGTTTCGGCCATCTATGACTCCCTAGTTGGGCCTACAGCCAGTTCTATTCCCACTTTTCGGTCGATATGCGAGAAGCTCTGGCCCCAGTTCGTGTCTCCTATCACAAACGGCGAGACTCCGCCTGGGGGCAGTGAAGAATGGGACTTCTCTCGACTTCTTCTTAAAAATCGTGGTCTCTTTCGACATCACGGCGAAGCGGCGCTTGTACATCATATCGTCACCGAGGAACCGACATCTTTTACCAATGGTTCAATGTCGAAGTCCATGCTGCCAGCTGTGTCTACGCCGTCACCACTGCCCTCCCTGCCTTATTTCCCAACCTTGATTCTAACGTCTGCCTACTTGGCCTCCCACATCCCTCAAAGACTAGATACGATCTTTTTCTCGAagttttcatcatcttctctgtCAGCACGGAACAAGCGTGCCCATCATCGACGGCGGCTGAAGCTCTTATCGAAAGCCCAGGCGGAGGATGCTCGAACTGCCAGCAATGATCCCTCCACCCCAAGCAAAAAAGGCAAGAGACAAAAGACTCGCATCACAAAATCGACCCTGGAATCGGCTTTCGCCACTTCTTCCGCTACTACCTCTGCTGCTGGTGCCACCGGTATCACTGGCCCATCCACCATTCTCACAGCCAGACCATTCCCCTTAGAGAGATTAATAGCTATCTACCACGCTATTGATCCTAACCCGCCAGCAAATCCCATCCTCCAAGCGGCAGTTTCCGATGCAATATATGCGGAGCTTGCCACACTACGTCGACTACGGCTTGTTGTTCCTGCTGCAGGCCGAGAAAGTGGTGGTCGCATGGGATTGGGGTCAGGTGGATTGAATAGCGGAAACACCACATCCGATGCTGGTGAAAAGTGGTGTGTCAATGTCTCTGGCGACTGGATCGGGGAAATGGCCAAGGGTATCGGGGTTGAAGTTGGTGAATGGTTAGCTGGAGGCTTGGATTAG
- a CDS encoding putative RNA-binding protein: MREQKRRFEEDMKLLDMQHEKEKLEMDRIAKDLAKAGISGPVSEPTTPPEYRENSFSSGFTRPTRFSTSSVTSSPGFFNVFAPSQATTPQGQVNPSAAQTPTNRFSVHSVPGSRRNSEKEDFGQEPTSPFRPGPAIHRYSMPSAGFGSQLRPNISGFNNTSGLESFSTSKYLFHNEDDRATLKEEDRIPTPDIKSYLKLTDPDDKFPTLSRRDDSGLLSANSDALDLANSRTPNPETWNSHSRHRSSHQSMPQNALNMFRLEQMGSPTSEGHSNTSRHAARHSLEANLLYSAEGSHEGMTATSSNRPNSLQSSYSTNDLPTVKGDGFNPAITPPKTHAEHFQQHNANMGRIPASAVNTRQQKDSPERDDPNMQGSRSQQTTLQPNATPFGPQLTSAASISTAAPASLGTFQQPFYGYGVQPYMGNPLPVNGQLQSYNPGASYGAFPAYGNYRLAEGPAKTMGSRRSNGEGESAQLSRFTNFPLEHYRGELYGLCKDQHGCRYLQRKLEERNPDHVQMIFDETHLHVVELMTDPFGNYLCQKLLEYSNDEQRTALINNAAHQLVKIALNQHGTRALQKMIEFISTPEQTQTVIHALEDHVVELVQDLNGNHVIQKCLNRLSAEDAQFIYDAVGANCVVVGTHRHGCCVLQRCIDHASGEQRARLIAQITSNAFALVQDPFGNYVVQYILDLAEPHFTEPLCQTFRGNIPALSKQKFSSNVIEKCLRTADGPVRGQLIEEMLSGSELEKMLRDSFANYVVQTAMDFADSETRTRLIDAIRPILPSIRQTPHGRRIAGKMMAAEGSGRGSATTSGQVTPNEMNSAQLPGPLQGNQKPFLYQHPSFPIGSAQFGVGSTTNTPSGGPNETPSGIFTPPVQHSNGSLNAQGQLYAYF, from the exons ATGCGGGAGCAAAAGAGGAGGTTCGAAGAAGACATGAAGCTACTAGACATGCagcatgagaaggagaagttaGAGATGGACCGAATTGCGAAGGACCTCGCTAAAGCTGGCATATCTGGCCCTGTCAGTGAGCCTACGACCCCTCCCGAGTATCGTGAAAACAGCTTCTCAAGTGGGTTCACACGACCTACTCGCTTCTCAACTTCATCTGTCACCTCATCCCCTGGTTTCTTCAATGTATTTGCCCCTTCTCAGGCAACAACGCCGCAGGGCCAGGTGAATCCTTCTGCTGCACAGACTCCTACCAACCGCTTCTCGGTGCACTCTGTTCCTGGTTCTCGCAGAAACTCCGAGAAAGAAGATTTCGGTCAAGAACCTACATCTCCTTTCCGTCCTGGGCCTGC TATCCATCGTTATTCAATGCCATCTGCAGGTTTTGGATCCCAGCTTCGTCCAAACATCTCTGGCTTCAACAACACCTCCGGTTTGGAGTCGTTCAGCACTTCTAAGTATCTTTTCCACAACGAGGACGATAGAGCGACtttgaaggaggaagatcgAATTCCAACTCCAGACATCAAGAGTTATCTTAAGTTGACAGACCCTGACGACAAGTTCCCTACATTGTCACGCAGAGACGACTCAGGATTG CTATCTGCGAACTCAGATGCCTTGGACCTAGCCAATTCTCGCACTCCAAACCCTGAAACTTGGAACTCTCATAGCCGGCATCGCTCTTCTCATCAAAGCATGCCACAAAACGCTCTAAACATGTTCCGACTCGAGCAGATGGGCAGCCCAACTAGCGAGGGTCATTCTAACACATCTCGGCACGCCGCTCGTCACTCACTTGAGGCAAACCTTCTTTACAGTGCCGAGGGAAGCCACGAAGGTATGACTGCAACCTCGTCAAACCGTCCAAATTCTCTGCAGTCATCATACTCTACCAATGACCTCCCTACTGTAAAGGGCGATGGATTCAACCCTGCCATCACACCCCCAAAGACTCATGCAGAACATTTCCAGCAACACAATGCCAACATGGGTCGAATTCCTGCAAGTGCTGTCAACACCCGTCAGCAGAAGGATTCACCAGAACGCGATGACCCAAACATGCAGGGATCCCGGTCTCAGCAGACCACTTTACAGCCTAATGCAACACCCTTTGGGCCGCAACTCACTTCGGCTGCCAGCATCAGCACTGCTGCCCCGGCCTCTTTGGGCACTTTCCAGCAGCCCTTTTATGGTTACGGCGTCCAGCCTTACATGGGAAATCCCCTCCCGGTGAACGGGCAACTTCAGAGCTATAATCCTGGCGCTTCCTATGGTGCATTTCCCGCCTACGGCAATTACCGTCTTGCTGAAGGTCCAGCAAAGACTATGGGATCTCGCCGCAGCAACGGTGAAGGGGAGTCCGCCCAATTATCTCGCTTCACTAATTTTCCATTGGAGCACTATCGGGGTGAGCTGTATGGTCTCTGTAAAGACCAGCATGGGTGCAGGTACTTGCAGCGGAAGCTAGAGGAGCGCAACCCGGACCACGTCCAGATGATCTTTGACGAGACGCATTTGCATGTTGTGGAGCTAATGACCG ATCCTTTTGGTAATTATCTGTGCCAGAAGTTGCTTGAGTACTCCAATGACGAGCAGCGTACAGCGCTGATCAACAACGCTGCGCACCAACTTGTGAAGATCGCACTGAATCAACATGGTACTAGGGCTTTACAGAAGATGATCGAGTTCATATCAACCCCTGAACAGACACAAACCGTGATCCATGCTTTGGAAGATCACGTTGTGGAGTTGGTTCAAGATTTGAATGGTAATCATGTGATTCAGAAGTGCCTGAATCGTCTCTCTGCGGAAGACGCCCAATTCATCTATGATGCTGTGGGTGCTAATTGTGTTGTGGTCGGCACTCACCGTCATGGATGTTGCGTTCTTCAGCGCTGTATTGATCATGCTTCTGGTGAGCAGAGGGCTCGTCTAATCGCGCAGATCACATCCAACGCTTTTGCCTTGGTCCAAGATCCTTTTGGAAATTACGTGGTGCAGTACATCTTGGATCTGGCCGAGCCTCATTTCACCGAACCCCTTTGTCAGACGTTCCGTGGAAATATTCCCGCCTTATCAAAGCAAAAATTTAGCTCTAACGTTATCGAAAAGTGTCTTCGCACCGCCGACGGCCCGGTTCGAGGCCAACTCATCGAGGAGATGCTCTCAGGCAGTGAGCTGGAGAAAATGCTCCGAGATTCCTTCGCTAACTATGTTGTGCAAACTGCCATGGACTTCGCGGACAGTGAGACCCGAACCCGCCTGATTGATGCGATTAGACCAATCTTGCCTTCAATTCGTCAGACACCTCACGGTCGTCGCATTGCTGGCAAGATGATGGCAGCAGAAGGTTCCGGGAGGGGAAGTGCTACAACTAGCGGACAAGTCACCCCGAACGAGATGAATTCGGCTCAGCTTCCTGGACCTTTGCAAGGTAACCAGAAACCATTCTTGTATCAACATCCCTCTTTTCCCATAGGCAGTGCTCAGTTTGGTGTTGGTTCTACGACCAATACTCCGTCCGGGGGACCAAACGAAACCCCCTCTGGGATCTTCACTCCTCCAGTCCAACACTCGAACGGCAGTCTTAATGCTCAAGGTCAGCTGTATGCATACTTTTGA
- a CDS encoding bacterial low temperature requirement A protein-domain-containing protein, with translation MAGIPGIDLNEHQPNPRYLFRQPVALQWFENGRLMKRHEEERQAAPHSGRFELFLDLLYVAILANFAETLAEDISGAKLVKYILILAPTWHVWADLRELMNSFYNDDLLQRALILWIMAVLVMYGNNASLVDEDLGAMRATVGSYMVARISCSAAHLLYSFASYHHRKQQRLWVSLTLISMFIYIPLYFESVSLRGKIAAAAVGVVFEECSWVFCYSPAAKRMLKAKYTTAVDIAHEVDRYAAFYIIVLGEYLYQIVVGSPAAVGFNLSLLHAIWVLIIAFCLNWLYAHNDGALQSTHPFRYSVYTAFGWAVLHLPLVASLLASGHVAAASAAEDRFRDPERWLLCGSLGTGLYCLYGLALLYEDRDAPGMLMLSKHLRMIMRPVIGLIIILLGLAKDLDITSMMSIIMALIVFCLIWENITSLHCHAGIWEPWNNTIYPEQRVASDDSNVPVIRDESSDSARA, from the exons ATGGCCGGCATTCCAGGAATCGACCTCAATGAACACCAACCAAACCCACGGTATCTCTTTCGCCAACCGGTTGCGCTGCAATGGTTTGAAAATGGGAGACTCATGAAGCGGCATGAAGAGGAGCGGCAGGCAG CTCCACACTCAGGGCGCTTTGAACTCTTCCTGGACCTTCTTTATGTCGCAATCTTGGCAAACTTCGCAGAGACTCTTGCTGAGGACATCTCGGGAGCGAAATTAGTCAAGTATATT CTTATACTCGCGCCCACTTGGCATGTTTGGGCCGACCTCCGGGAATTGATGAATTCGTTTTATAATGACGACCTGCTACAGCGCGCACTCATTCTCTGGATAATGGCTGTCCTTGTTATGTACGGGAACAACGCGTCCCTcgtggatgaggatctcGGCGCTATGCGAGCCACTGTCGGCTCATACATGGTTGCGCGCATCTCATGCAGCGCAGCACACCTATTATACTCCTTTGCCAGCTATCACCACAGAAAGCAGCAAAGGCTGTGGGTTTCTCTCACACTGATTTCGATGTTTATCTATATCCCGCTCTACTTCGAGTCCGTATCCTTGCGCGGCAAAATTGCAGCGGCGGCCGTTGGCGTTGTTTTTGAGGAGTGCAGTTGGGTCTTCTGCTATTCGCCGGCAGCCAAGAGGATGCTGAAAGCCAAGTATACAACTGCTGTGGATATCGCGCATGAGGTCGATCGATACGCCGCATTTTATATCATTGTGCTTGGCGAATATTTATACCAGATCGTTGTCGGCTCACCTGCGGCAGTGGGTTTTAATCTCAGCTTGCTCCATGCTATTTGGGTCTTGATCATTGCCTTCTGTCTGAATTGGTTGTACGCTCATAACGACGGTGCATTGCAGAGCACTCATCCATTCCGCTATTCAGTGTACACAGCGTTCGGGTGGGCTGTTCTTCATTTGCCTCTTGTGGCTAGCCTGCTAGCAAGCGGACATGTTGCCGCTGCAAGCGCAGCAGAGGACAGGTTTCGTGATCCTGAACGTTGGCTACTCTGTGGCAGCCTCGGGACTGGGTTGTACTGTCTGTATGGCTTAGCATTGTTATATGAAGACAGAGATGCACCGggaatgttgatgttgtctaAG CACCTTCGCATGATCATGCGGCCTGTCATCGGACTTATCATTATTCTCCTTGGTTTAGCCAAAGACCTCGATATCACTTCAATGATGTCAATCATTATGGCTTTGATAGTATTTTGCTTGATCTGGGAGAATATTACCTCTTTGCACTGTCACGCTGGTATCTGGGAACCTTGGAACAATACGATATACCCTGAGCAGAGAGTGGCCTCTGACGACTCAAACGTGCCTGTGATCAGAGATGAGTCATCTGATTCTGCAAGGGCATAG
- a CDS encoding putative transporter (MFS sugar transporter) gives MGLPRKLPPYVVASMLCSCGGLLFGMDTGIIGPVTTMDSYVSQFGSQSATVHGLIVSSILIPAAVSSFFAGFLADKLGRSKGISIGALIFALGAALEAAAVHIAMFIVGRCVEGIGEGLYLGTLVVYICEISPTSVRGVLTTGPQLLITLGLVVGFFTCYGTARIESSFSWRTPFLILACLAVTFSVVSWLWLPPSPRWLRIHGRETEATAAWDRLGVTHAEREKMEVEEDRETNMQRRAAPETGNASTVERIASGPRPQIQSVKDKLFDIFSKDVRTRTALAVFLMGMQQLSGIDGVLYYAPLLFQQAGLASTDASFFASGVSALVIFGVTIPALIWADRWGRRHSTIYGGIGLSITMFLMGALYAGNAVHSSTGAGRWVVIVSIYIFAVIYSLSWAVGIKIYAAEIQPQRTRASATSLAHGSNWTANFLVALTTPILLSRSSFGAYFLFGGCTLITALICAIFMPETKGRSLDEIEEAFKSKSLGSQSFVKIIRPITRQTS, from the exons ATGGGCCTGCCTCGTAAGCTTCCACCCTATGTGGTCGCTAGTATGCTGTGTTCCTGCGGCGGGCTGTTATTTGG GATGGACACTGGCATTATTGGACCTGTGACTACTATGGACAGCTATGTTTCACAATTCGGTAGCCAATCTGCAACCGTGCATGGGTTGATAGTATCGTCTATTTTGATTCCAGCAGCTGTTTCGTCCTTTTTTGCTGGCTTTCTTGCAGATAAATTGGGTAGGTCAAAGGGTATCAGTATTGGTGCTTTGATATTTGCTCTCGGAGCTGCACTCGAGGCCGCCGCCGTCCATATCGCTATGTTTATCGTTGGAAGATGTGTTGAAGGAATAGGCGAGGGTCTCTACCTGGGCACGCTGGTCGT CTACATTTGCGAGATATCACCGACTAGCGTACGAGGAGTGCTGACTACTGGCCCTCAGTTGTTGATTACACTGGGATTGGTGGTTGGATTCTTTACCTGCTACGGGACTGCTCGTATCGAGTCTTCGTTCTCATGGCGGACACCATTTTTGATACTGGCGTGTCTAGCGGTCACATTTTCGGTGGTTTCATGGCTCTGGCTTCCCCCGTCACCGAGGTGGTTGAGGATCCATGGTCGTGAAACAGAAGCAACAGCAGCGTGGGATCGTCTGGGAGTCACCCATGCAGAACGTGAAAAGAtggaggtggaagaggatCGCGAGACTAACATGCAACGAAGAGCAGCCCCAGAGACTGGCAATGCATCTACCGTGGAACGGATTGCATCCGGCCCACGGCCCCAAATTCAGTCCGTTAAAGACAAACTTTTCGATATCTTTTCAAAAGATGTCCGTACACGAACAGCACTTGCCGTATTCTTAATGGGAATGCAGCAACTTAGTGGAATTGATGGCGTACTCTAC TACGCTCCTCTACTTTTTCAACAGGCTGGACTTGCCTCCACGGATGCCAGCTTTTTTGCTTCAGGTGTCTCTGCTCTTGTTATCTTTGGTGTAACAATCCCTGCCCTTATATGGGCTGACAGGTGGGGTCGCCGGCACAGCACTATATATGGTGGTATTGGACTTAGCATAACAATGTTCTTGATGGGAGCCTTGTACGCAGGAAATGCTGTGCATAGCTCAACCGGCGCAGGCAGATGGGTTGTAATTGTTTCCATTTACATTTTCGCAGTCATTTACTCCCTTAGCTGGGCAGTTGGAATCAAGATTTACGCCGCGGAAATCCAACCGCAACGAACGCGAGCCTCAGCAACGAGCTTAGCACATGGAAGCAACTGGACGGCTAACTTCCTCGTGGCTCTTACGACCCCCATCCTGCTGTCTCGCAGTAGCTTTGGTGCATACTTCCTCTTCGGGGGATGCACACTGATAACTGCTCTGATCTGTGCAATCTTCATGCCAGAAACTAAGGGCAGGTCcctggatgagattgaggaggCCTTCAAATCCAAGTCCCTAGGATCACAGTCCTTTGTCAAAATCATCCGCCCAATTACCCGACAAACTTCATGA